The following proteins are encoded in a genomic region of Paenibacillus antri:
- a CDS encoding EAL domain-containing protein, whose translation MAQRLPVTRDIRRGDVFTIDSSDVVKIDMIKDKLYLVHTKTDQFYLNLSFDAIEEWLYEDGFRMLDTHNIVNVNQIVSYDSDRGRIMLGTLDTDKDQTLKTATAARIHKQHVMNIMKMLEACSRASNYGPDGEEPLADLMNELTSENENPIFLRSYNAMQIAEERRRANEKINHLAFHDALTNLPNRMLFQDRVKACFEQARAYNRKPAIFFFDLDRFKIINDTLGHHVGDNMLQVLADRLRTLVRPEDTMARFSGDEFIWLIPHVLDRAEAAAFAREVGRLVSKPYDHEGQELFVTASIGVSFYPEDGTDADTLIKHADTAMYRAKEKGGDTFEFYHPDMNFRSLERLHLETHLRKALSRDQIRVHYQPLVDLESGNIFGMEALVRWEHPELGLVSPGEFIPLAEETGVIVPIGNWVLREACMQNKRWHDMGYDLCVSVNISMQQFQHPEFVATIQETLAETGLDPAWLALEITESVAMKNVSFVMETIEELKRIGVFISIDDFGTGYSSLSYLKRFRVHTLKIDRSFIRDVTTDEDNAAIVTALIAMSQQMKMRSLAEGVETTEQLIFLKERGCNEVQGYIYSKPLPADEFQKLLDKTPMPLG comes from the coding sequence TTGGCGCAAAGGCTGCCGGTAACCCGCGATATCAGACGAGGAGACGTCTTTACGATCGACTCTTCCGACGTCGTGAAAATCGATATGATCAAGGATAAGCTGTATCTCGTTCATACGAAGACGGATCAGTTCTATTTGAATCTGTCTTTCGACGCCATCGAAGAATGGCTGTACGAGGACGGCTTCCGTATGCTGGACACCCACAACATCGTCAACGTCAACCAGATCGTGTCCTACGACTCGGACCGCGGGAGAATCATGCTCGGCACGCTCGACACGGACAAGGATCAGACGCTTAAAACCGCTACGGCGGCACGCATACATAAGCAGCACGTCATGAACATCATGAAGATGCTCGAAGCGTGCAGCCGCGCCTCGAACTACGGCCCGGACGGCGAGGAGCCGCTCGCGGATTTGATGAACGAATTGACGTCGGAAAACGAAAACCCGATCTTCCTACGCTCGTACAACGCGATGCAAATCGCGGAAGAGCGCAGGCGCGCCAACGAGAAAATCAATCATCTCGCGTTCCACGACGCGCTGACGAATTTGCCGAACCGGATGCTGTTCCAGGACCGGGTCAAGGCTTGCTTCGAGCAGGCGCGCGCGTATAACCGCAAGCCGGCGATTTTCTTTTTCGACCTCGACCGCTTCAAGATCATCAACGATACGTTAGGTCATCACGTCGGCGACAATATGCTGCAGGTGCTGGCCGATCGGCTCCGCACGCTCGTCCGTCCCGAGGATACGATGGCCCGCTTCTCCGGCGACGAATTCATCTGGCTCATCCCGCACGTGCTCGATCGGGCGGAGGCGGCCGCGTTCGCCCGCGAGGTGGGACGCCTCGTCAGCAAGCCGTACGATCACGAAGGCCAAGAGCTGTTCGTAACGGCCAGCATCGGCGTAAGCTTCTACCCCGAGGACGGCACGGACGCGGACACGCTCATCAAGCATGCGGATACGGCGATGTACCGCGCGAAGGAGAAGGGCGGCGACACGTTCGAGTTTTACCATCCGGACATGAACTTCCGCTCGCTCGAGCGGCTTCATCTGGAGACGCATCTGCGCAAGGCGCTGAGCCGCGACCAAATCCGCGTGCACTATCAGCCGCTCGTCGATTTGGAGAGCGGGAACATTTTCGGAATGGAAGCCCTTGTCCGTTGGGAACATCCCGAGCTCGGCCTCGTCTCGCCCGGGGAGTTCATCCCGCTCGCGGAGGAAACCGGGGTCATCGTGCCGATCGGCAACTGGGTGCTGCGCGAAGCGTGCATGCAGAACAAGCGCTGGCATGACATGGGATACGATCTGTGCGTATCGGTCAACATCTCGATGCAACAATTCCAGCATCCCGAATTCGTCGCCACGATTCAGGAGACGCTCGCGGAGACGGGGCTCGACCCCGCTTGGCTCGCGCTCGAAATTACCGAAAGCGTCGCGATGAAGAACGTCAGCTTCGTCATGGAGACGATCGAAGAGCTGAAGCGGATCGGCGTGTTCATCTCCATCGACGACTTCGGCACGGGGTATTCCTCTCTCAGTTATCTGAAGCGATTCCGCGTGCACACGCTCAAGATCGACCGGAGCTTCATCCGCGACGTGACGACCGACGAGGATAACGCGGCGATCGTGACCGCGCTCATCGCGATGAGCCAGCAGATGAAGATGCGGTCGCTGGCGGAAGGCGTGGAGACGACGGAGCAGCTGATCTTCTTGAAGGAACGCGGCTGCAACGAAGTGCAAGGCTATATTTACAGCAAGCCGCTGCCGGCCGATGAATTCCAGAAGCTTCTGGATAAGACGCCGATGCCGCTCGGGTAG
- a CDS encoding phosphodiester glycosidase family protein, whose product MALHFRLPLRRPPAAARSRRRGLRANALRAALALALLAAGVAVWLWATPSGTRLRYLAADTLITTQHRHWAKYVIGEAALRERLAEYERRFDAMARESLRPVVPERPAGGAGTGAGADAAAEPLYRIEDVSGEGWSGKLLIVPDPLSIRIGVPSAIGRGEKVSRMMQRLGAVAGVNGGGFSDPNWSGNGFKPTGIVMSGGEVFYNDADPEDEIDVVGFTDRGALIVGQYTLNELQRMGVREAVSFRPRLIVNGKGLVESDEDGWGLAPRTAVAQTEDGTVLFAVIDGRQTHSVGATLYDVQQLFLDRGAVVAANLDGGASTVLVTRDVEAGYRIVNQPATTEGERYLPTAFLVFPQPQLVRIANVWEGLDMERFDPSKW is encoded by the coding sequence ATGGCTTTGCACTTCCGGCTCCCGCTTCGACGCCCGCCGGCGGCGGCGCGTTCGCGGCGCCGCGGACTTCGCGCGAACGCCCTTCGCGCCGCGCTGGCGTTGGCGCTGCTCGCGGCCGGAGTCGCCGTCTGGCTCTGGGCCACCCCGTCCGGCACCCGGCTGCGCTACCTCGCGGCCGACACGCTCATTACGACGCAGCATCGCCACTGGGCGAAATACGTCATCGGCGAAGCCGCGCTGCGGGAGCGCCTCGCCGAATACGAGCGCCGGTTCGACGCGATGGCGCGCGAATCGCTGCGTCCGGTCGTGCCGGAACGCCCTGCCGGCGGCGCCGGGACGGGAGCCGGCGCGGACGCGGCGGCGGAGCCGCTGTACCGCATCGAAGACGTCTCCGGCGAAGGCTGGTCCGGCAAGCTGCTCATCGTGCCCGACCCGCTGAGCATCCGCATCGGCGTGCCGAGCGCGATCGGCCGGGGCGAGAAGGTGAGCCGCATGATGCAACGCCTCGGCGCGGTCGCCGGCGTGAACGGAGGCGGCTTCTCGGATCCGAACTGGAGCGGCAACGGATTTAAGCCGACCGGCATCGTCATGTCGGGGGGAGAGGTGTTTTATAACGATGCCGACCCCGAAGACGAGATCGACGTCGTCGGCTTCACCGACCGCGGCGCGTTGATCGTCGGGCAATATACGCTCAACGAGCTGCAGCGCATGGGCGTGCGGGAAGCGGTATCGTTCCGTCCGCGCCTGATCGTGAACGGCAAGGGATTGGTGGAGAGCGACGAGGACGGCTGGGGCCTCGCGCCCCGCACGGCGGTCGCGCAAACGGAGGACGGCACGGTGCTGTTCGCCGTCATCGACGGCCGCCAGACGCACAGCGTCGGCGCCACGCTGTACGACGTGCAGCAGCTGTTCCTCGACCGCGGGGCGGTCGTCGCGGCGAACCTCGACGGCGGCGCATCGACCGTGCTGGTCACTCGAGACGTCGAGGCGGGCTACCGCATCGTCAATCAGCCGGCGACGACGGAGGGCGAGCGGTACTTGCCGACCGCTTTCCTCGTCTTCCCGCAGCCGCAGCTCGTCCGGATCGCCAACGTCTGGGAAGGCCTCGACATGGAGCGGTTCGATCCGTCGAAAT